The Actinomycetota bacterium genome includes the window GCCCCAGCAGCCGAGCAGGACGCGGCGCTGGCCGACCTGCTCGTAGCCGGGCAGGGCCTCGTAGAAGAAGTCGAACAGGTCGTCGTGCATGGGCACGACCCGCTTCATGAACTCGACATAGCGCATCAGGCGGGTCAGGTAGTCGGTGAACAGCTGCACGGTGGCGACCGTGCCCACGCCGCCCGGGTACAGAGTCGAGGGGTGGACGTGGCGGCCCTCCATCAGGCAGAACATCTCCCTGGTGGAGCGGCTGACCTGGAGCGCTTCGCGGTAGAACTCGCCCTCGAGCGGGTTCAGCGAGCGCATGATGTCGCCGATCGTCCGGTAGCCGTGATCGGCGGCGTGGGGCGCCTCGGTCGAGTTGGCCCGCTCCAGCACCCCCGGGTTGGTTTCCTTGACCATCCGCTCGCAGTAGTCGACCCCGACCAGGTTCTCCTGGAAGATGTTGTGGTCGAACATGTACTCGGCAGACTCGCCCAGGTTGATGATCCACTCGCCCAGGTGCGGCGGGCGCACCCCGTAGGCCATGTTCTGGTTGTAGACCGAGCAGGTGGCGTGGTTGTCCCCGCAGATGCCGCAGATGCGGCTGGTGATGAAGTGGGCGTCGCGGGGGTCCTTGCCCTTCATGAAGATCGAGTAGCCGCGGAAGATCGACGAGGTCGAGAAGCACTCGGCGACCTTCTTCTGGGCGAAGTCGATCTTGGTGTAGATGCCGAGGCTGCCGACGATCCTGGTGATCGGGTCCCAGGCCATCTCGACGAGGCCGTCACCGGTCCCTGCGCGCTCGGTCGTGGTCATCGCCGTCTCCTCCTACCAGCTCGGGCGGTAGCCGGTGGTCAGCTCGCGACCCGTCCTGCGCCACTTCGGCTCCTTGTCCACCGTCTTGGCGGTGACGCTGCGCAGGCTGCGGATCACCGTCCCGTACATGCCGCTGGCCGCGGTCGACACCTTGCTGCCGGGCGGCTCGTCCATGAACGGCATGAACTTGTCCGGGAAGCCCGGCATGGTGCAGCCGATGCAGATGCCGCCGACGTTGGGGCAGCCGCCGATGCCGTTGAGCCAGCCCCGCTTGGGCACGTTGCACTTGACCACCGGCCCCCAGCAGCCGATCTTCACCAGGCACTTGGGCGACCCGTACTCGGTGGCGAAGTCGCCCTGCTCGTAGTAGCCGGCCCGGTCGCAGCCCTCGTGCACGGTGATGCCGAACAGCCAGGTGGGCCGCAGGGCCTCGTCCAGGGGGATCATCGGCGCCTGGCCGGCCGCCTGGTAGAGCAGGTACAGGATCGTCTCGGACAGGTTGTCGGGCTGGATGGGGCAGCCGGGCACGCAGACGATCGGGATGCCGGCCTTGGACTTCCACGACCACCCGAGGTAGTCGGGGACGCCCATGGCCCCGGTGGGGTTGCCGGCCATGGCGTGGATGCCGCCGTAGGTGGCGCAGGTCCCGACGGCGAGCACGGCCAGGGACTTGGGGGCGAGGCGGTCGATCCACTCGCTGGTCGTCATGGGCTGGCCGGTCTCGGGGTTGTTGCCGAAGCCGCACCAGTAGCCCTCGCGCTTGATCGCCTCGTTCGGGATCGAGCCCTCGATCACCAGCACGAACGGCTCCAGCTCGCCCCGGTCGGCCTTGAAGAACCACTCCAGGAAGTCGTCGGCGCCGGCGTTGGGGCCGCACTCGAAGTCGATCAGCGGCCAGTGCACGGCCACCTTGGGCAGGCCGGGTAGGGCGCCGAGGGCGATCTCCTCGATGCTCGGCTGGGTCGCCGCCGTGAGCGCGACCGAGTCGCCGTCACAGCTGAGGCCGGCGTTGATCCAGAGAATGTGGACGACGGCCTCTTCCTGCTCCGTGCCAGCTGCCATGCCGCTTCACCACCTCGGGAGGTTGGTCAGGAGCCGTCGGCCGCGGCCAGGGCGACCTGGGTCAGCTCCCAGAGGACGTGGTAGACGGTGGTCTGCGCTTCCTGGATGCGGTGGACCGACGACGAGGGGACCACGAACAGGTACTCGATGGTGTCGAGCTCGGCCATCTTGCCGCCCTCGTAGCCGGCGAGGCCGATGGTGAGCAGCCCGCGCCGGCTCGCCTCCTCGAAGGCGCGGACCAGGTTGTCGGAGTTGCCGCTGGTGGACAGCCCGACGGCGATGTCGCCGGGCCGCCCGAAGGCGGCCAGCTGGCGGGCGAACACGACGTCGAAGCCGACGTCGTTGGCCAGGGCGGTGACCACGGCGACGTCGTCGGTCAGGGACAGGGCGGGCAGGGCCCGTCCGCCCGGCCGGGGGTGCAGGAAGGTGGTGGCCACGGCCTGGGCGTCGGTGGAGCTGCCGCCGTTGCCGAAGGCGAACAGCCGGCCCCCGCCGGCGAACGACCTGGCCATGGCCCGAGCGCAGTCGGCCAGCCGGGCCGCGTCCCGCTGCACGGTCAGCCGGCGCAGCTCCACGATCTCGGCCGCCTTGTCCAC containing:
- a CDS encoding nickel-dependent hydrogenase large subunit, translating into MTTTERAGTGDGLVEMAWDPITRIVGSLGIYTKIDFAQKKVAECFSTSSIFRGYSIFMKGKDPRDAHFITSRICGICGDNHATCSVYNQNMAYGVRPPHLGEWIINLGESAEYMFDHNIFQENLVGVDYCERMVKETNPGVLERANSTEAPHAADHGYRTIGDIMRSLNPLEGEFYREALQVSRSTREMFCLMEGRHVHPSTLYPGGVGTVATVQLFTDYLTRLMRYVEFMKRVVPMHDDLFDFFYEALPGYEQVGQRRVLLGCWG
- a CDS encoding SIS domain-containing protein, encoding MGREGTGVESLYPFLYAGASSLDDVLDQVRRSTVDKAAEIVELRRLTVQRDAARLADCARAMARSFAGGGRLFAFGNGGSSTDAQAVATTFLHPRPGGRALPALSLTDDVAVVTALANDVGFDVVFARQLAAFGRPGDIAVGLSTSGNSDNLVRAFEEASRRGLLTIGLAGYEGGKMAELDTIEYLFVVPSSSVHRIQEAQTTVYHVLWELTQVALAAADGS
- a CDS encoding hydrogenase expression protein HypE, with protein sequence MAAGTEQEEAVVHILWINAGLSCDGDSVALTAATQPSIEEIALGALPGLPKVAVHWPLIDFECGPNAGADDFLEWFFKADRGELEPFVLVIEGSIPNEAIKREGYWCGFGNNPETGQPMTTSEWIDRLAPKSLAVLAVGTCATYGGIHAMAGNPTGAMGVPDYLGWSWKSKAGIPIVCVPGCPIQPDNLSETILYLLYQAAGQAPMIPLDEALRPTWLFGITVHEGCDRAGYYEQGDFATEYGSPKCLVKIGCWGPVVKCNVPKRGWLNGIGGCPNVGGICIGCTMPGFPDKFMPFMDEPPGSKVSTAASGMYGTVIRSLRSVTAKTVDKEPKWRRTGRELTTGYRPSW